The DNA region GGCGATTGCTTGCAATGCTATCGAGGGCGACCACAATAAAGCGGCATGCAAGCCCTCCCAGACTCCCCACCTGACGCAGAGATCGTCGCTGGCAGCGTTGAGCGGTTCCCGCGTGCCCGTCATGTGGAGGAAGTCCGGCGGCTCTCTCAGATCCGCCCCTGGCGGAGCGTGGGTCTGATCACGCTGCAGTGGGGCGTGGTTGTCGCCGCGATGACGTGCGCCCTCTACTTCCCCTACTGGTGGGTCTACCTGATCGCCGGGGTCGTGATCGCTACTCGGCAACAAGCGATCGGGGTGCTGGTGCACGACGGCGCCCATTGGCTGCTGTTCAAGAACCACACCGTCAACGACATCGTGTGCGACCTGTTCCTTGGTTTCCCGTCGAACCTCAGCACCACGCTCTACCGCAGCACCCACTTCCAACACCACCGTTACGTCAACACCGAGGAAGACTGCGACCTCGCTGCGCAGCGCGACGACCACGAGTGGTTTGATTGGCCGAAGACCCGCTCCGAGCTCTGGTGGACGATGCTCCGATCGATCACCGGGCTGAACGCCTACCGCGCTTGGCCGCTGGTCAAGCAGTGGGCGCCCTGGATGCACATGACCGACCCGATCACCCCCGCCTTTCCGCTGCGGGCCCGGGTGCTGTACGTGGCGAACATCGTGGCGGTCTACACCGCCATCGCGTTGGGGTTCCGCTACGCCCCCGGCAACACCCTGGTGGTAGTGCTGCTGTACATCATCCCGACCATGACGCTGCTCAATTTGTTCAACCGCCTCCGCGCCACCAGCGAGCACGTCGGGTTGGCCGATGAGCAGGACGAGCTGGGGGCGACACGCTCGGTCGCGCCAAGCTGGTGGGAACGCCTCACGGTCTGCCCGGTGGGGGTGAACTACCACCTTGAGCACCACCTCTTCCCGTCGGTCCCGGGGCCCAACCTGGCCCGGCTGCACCGGCACCTGATGCAAGACGACGACTACCGCCGGCGCGCCCACGTGACGCGGGGGTACGCCGGGGCGGTCAACGAGTTGATGGCGTCCCCCGAGCCGACCTCACGCGGTCTCAGAGCGTAATCACGCCCGCCGCTGCCCGCTGCGCCGTGGGCCGGAGCAACGCGTCCGGCCCCTCCGCTGCGTCCCGCTCCAAGGAAGCGGACGGGCCCCCGCACACCAGCCGGGTAGGCCGGCGGCCCGTGGCCATTCCGAACAGCGTCGGCGCCACGCACACCGCGGCGATCAATAGTGGCACAGCAATTCGGGTAGACACGGGGACGCCTCCGTCGCGATGGTTAGGGGGGCACGATGGGACCGACGCCGGGCCGCGCCCGACGATCCAGCCATGCCCCTCCAACGCCCGCCGGAGCGGGGTGTTACGATCAGGGGGGATCGCACGGTTGAGGTCCTCGCTGGTGAGCCAACCGCCCCCTACCCGACCGCCCCGCCCATGTTCGTCAATCTGCTGCGCCGCTTGAGCGACTGGGTGGGAGACCGGCACCTGGACACCGCGATCCGCGACGCCCTGCGGCGCGACGGCTACGGCGTCCACATGGCCGCCATCCGCGACGTGCGTCTGTCGGCCGTTGAGCGGCCTGGCTGGGTGCAGGTCTACACATTCTGGGTCGAAACCACCGACGCCGCGCGGCAGCCGATCGAGGTGTTTGGCGTCTCTCTGAACGACGGGCGGCAGATCGGGACCGAGGTGTTCCTCTCGCCCGACCCGATGGCGCGCGACGCGCAGTTCGCCCAGTGGTCGACGGGCATGACGGTCCGCTGACGCGGGGCGCGCCAAGCGCCCCTGGGCCACGCCATCCCGGTGACCACGCCCCGGCGACGCGGCCGATTCGGGCCGCCGCACGCGCCTGGGCGACCCGCAGAAATCTGCGCCGACCCCTCTCGCGGGCGTTGTAAGCCTGCGCCCCGCGTCGCGGTGCACGGCCGGCCGCGGGGCGTGCGCAAAAGCGCGAATCACCTACGCCTTTCAGTGCGACCCAATGCTGGACAGCAACTACAACGGACTAGTGAAAGACCACGTTCCCGCGCCGGCTCCCTGGCGGACACCCGAGGAAAAATAAGATGTCGCTGCCCCGCTCTCTTGTCTCAGATCGCCGCCTAGCGGCTGGACTAATGCTGTGGGCCGCGGCCCTGCTCGCCGCGCCGGCCGCTGCCGACACGACGCTTGTCTCGGAGACCTTCGACGGCTTTGCAGACAACACGGCGCTCTACAGCGTGTGGGAGCCCCGCAACGGCACCGGGACCGCGGCGCCTGCCAATTCCGACGACGGAATCCTCACCTCCGACAGCTCGCTGTTCCCGGGGATAGAAGGCAACGCGGTCGACCACGTCGGCAACTCGGTGATGCAATGGACCGGGCTGGCCCCGGGCGGCGAAATCCATCCAACCACGTCTCAATCGATCAAGCTGTCGGTCGACATCTACGACAACGCTTCGGGCAACAAGCGGATGTCGGCCGGATTGCGGAACCGCACGACCTCCGGCGACCTCATCGAGCTGGGTTTCTGGAACGCGGACACGTTCGACCCCGTTGATCCGATGAACGCGCCGCCAAACACACCGGTGAATGATCAGCCCACCACGAGTTACGCGTACCGGCTGCAGTCGTTTACCGGAGTCTTCGGCGACTTGGTCCGGAATCCAAACTGGCAGTACTTCCAGCTCGACCCTGCCTTGGACCGGACGACCGACCTAGACGACTTGGTAACCCCGGCCGACATCGGGGCCGCTTGGCACCGCTTCTCCGCCACCATCACCCCCGATTCCATCACCGTTGAACTCGACCTCTTCCGTGACGGATTGGACAACGGCGCCACGCTCACCACCGGGTCGGACGTGATGGGCGTCGACGCGTCGCAGACTTGGTTGATCACCACGGGTGTGGCCGGCTACGACAGCCTCCGCATCGGCTCGCCGTCGGGTCTTTCTTCGCCTGGGGGCGGCGTGGCGTTTGACAACGTGGTGCTCTCGCTCCTCGACGTTGGAACGGGCACGCTCGACGGCGACTACAACGACGACGGCTTCGTCGACGCCGCGGACTACACCGTGTGGCGCGACAACCTCGGCCTGTCGGTCACGCTGCCCGGCGACACCACGCCCGGCACGGTCGACAACGGCGACTACGACGTGTGGGTCGCCAACTTCGGCAACCCGATGGCGGTCGGCGCCATCGGCGGCGCGGCGGTCCCCGAGCCCTCAACGCTGGGCATCGCGGCGGTGATGTCGACGCTGGGCGCGCGGCTGGTTCGCCGCCGTCGCTAGACGCCGCCTCTGTACCAGAACCCTTCGATTTGAGAACCGAGACAACGCTGCATGTTACGCCACGGGCCCCGCCGACCACTGCTGATCGCGCTCTGCGGCGCCCTGGCTGCGCCTGCGGCGGCCCAGTTCCAGGCCCTGTCGACGATCAACGTCACCGGCAGCGGCGCGGTGGCGATGGAGTCGGACTACGTGCCCAACGTGGTGCACTGCGAGAACGGTCTGGCCAGCTTCGAGGCGCTCAAGGCCCAGGCGGTCGCCGCCCGCACCTTCGCCTACTACAAGGTGGACCTGCAGGGGTTTATCAACGACGGCCAGAGCGATCAGGTCTATAGCTGCTCGGGCTCCGCGCTGGCCATCCACCAGGCGGCCGCCGCGGCCACCGAGGGGGAGATCCTTTACGTCGACAACTTCTCCGGCGGCGACGTGCTGATCGCGGCGTTCTACGTGGCGGGCGCTATCCCCACGGGGCCCTTCAACCCGGCCGATCCGAGCGCCGTGCCCAACCCGGGTGACTCCGACCCCACCACCACGCAGAAGTGGGTCACCTACCCCTACGAGAACAACCTCTCGCGGGGCTCGAACCTGGGGACGCCGCTGGGCTTCCGCGGCACCCCCACCAACCCTAACTGGCCCAACCGCGGCGCGATGAGCCAGAACGGCGCCGACTTCTTGTCCGACAACAGCGTCTCCTACGTCGACATCCTCAAGTACTTCTACGGCGCCGACATCCAGCTCCGCACCGCCACGACCGCGGGCACGGGCGTCGTGTACGACCGCAAGGTGCTGACCGACTTCGACAACTACGGCGAGCGCTCCGGCCGGGTGATCGAGGGGCACGAGGGGTACTTCAACCGGGCCCCTGACTTCTCCGGCACCACCACCGCCAACATCGCCGGCTCCACCGCGGAACGCTCGTCGCTGGCGGCCCAGTCCGGCGGCCACAGCCAGCGGATCGACATCCAGTACGACGAGTCTGCCGGCGGCGACTTTGTGCTCCGCCACGTAGCGGGCGCCAGGTTCAGCGATTTCGGCGGCTCCAACAACGCGGCCAGCGCCGTGGCCAACCTGCAGTTCGAGTCGACCGGCGCCGTCGGGCTGTGGCTCAAGACAGACACGCCGGGGCTGAGCGTCTCGATCGCCCTGGACGACCCAACCACCGCCGACCGCGGCGTGCTCCGCAGCGTGGTAGCCGACGGCCAGTGGCACGAGTACCGCTGGTTCCTCGACCGCAACGCCGACTGGGAGGCGTGGCTGGCCGGCGGCAACGGGCAGATCGACGGGGCGCTGGTGTCGCTCGATTCCATCCAGTTGTTCGGCGCCAGCGACGCGGTGGTGTTCCTAGACACCGTGTACTGGGAGCCCACGGCCGAGTTCGTCGCCGCCGCGATCGGCGACTTCAACGCGGACGGCTTTGTCGACGCCGCCGACTACACGGTGTGGCGCGACTCGTTCGGCGAGACGGGCCCCAACCTGCCCGCCGACGGCAACGGCGACAACTTCGTCAACTTCGAAGACTACGCCTTGTGGAAGAACAACTTCTCCGCCGGCGGCGTGTCGGCGGTGGGCGCGGCCGTGCCCGAGGCCTCCTCGCTGGCGCTGCTGCTCGTCGCCGCGGGCGCGGCGGGCCACGCGGGGCGTCTGCACCCGCGCACGAACCAGAACTAACCCAGCCACGAAGGGCATACGATGGGAACGACCTACACCGGCCGAACGAACAAGCCGAACGCCTTCACCCTGGTCGAGCTGCTGGTGGTGATCGCTATCATCGGAATCCTGGTGGCGCTGCTGCTGCCCGCGGTGCAGGCGGCGCGCGAGGCGGCGCGACGCAGCAGCTGCCAGAACAACCTGCGGAACCACGCGCTGGCGTGCATGAACTACGAGTCCACCAACGGCCGGTTCCCGCCGGGCGCCGAGTACAGCGGCAAGAGCGGCAGCGGCAACAACGGGTTCAGCTGGAACGTGTTGGTGCTGCCCTACATCGAGGAGTCGGCCCTCGCCCAGCAGCTCGGGCAAGAGATCGACAAGCGGAACGCGTCCACGCCGAACAACCCGTTCCAGGCCTACGACCTGGTGAACATGAGCAAGGGGGTCACCGAGCTGTTCCGCTGCCCCAGCGATCCTAACGCCATCGACATGCTGCAGACGACCGGCGAGCTGCCGGCCTGCACCTACTACGCGATCGCCGGCTCGGCCAGCAGCCGCGCCAACACGGTGCTCCCCACGACCGCGCGGACCCCCAACAGCGACTACCTGAAGGAAGCAGACGGCACGACCGACAACGGCCACATCAACAAAGACGGCGTCATGCCGCTGTTGGGGCGCGTCCGCCACGGGCAGATCTCCGACGGCACGTCTAAGACCTTCTTGCTGGGCGAGGGCTGGTACCAGCTGCGTGCGTGGGCGATCGGCGTGTGGTGGACCGGCAAACGCGAGACCACCGGCGCCGGCGGCGTGCTGATCCCCCCGAAGGAGCTCCTGGGCAAGTCGTTCGTCTTCTCGACGAGGAACATCGACTTCCGCTACCCGCCCAACCCGAACCTCCAAACGGTCGGCTACTACACCTACCACGAGGACGACGACCGCCCCGACTTCATCACCGGTTCGCCCAAGACGATGCAGCTAAACAACCTGCCGTTCGGCAGCGCCCACCCGGGCGGGGCCCTGTTCGCTCACGCCGACGGCAGCGTCGAGTATGTGACGGACGACGTCGACATGCTGCTGTACGTCGCCAAGGCCTCGCGCAACGGCGAAGAGGTGGTTTCGCAAAACTAACGCCTGCGCGATGGCGAGAACCCCCTGCGCCCCGCGCAGGGAACCCCCTAGCCGCCGCGACTAACCTGAAACAAGAAGCGTTAACGAGTTCCGCGCCCCGGCGCACTACTTTACTTGGGAGAGACCTCATGAAGACGACCCGCGTACTTCTCACCATCGCCGCGGCCGCGGCGATGGCCCCGGCGGCCGATGCCGCGTTCCTGATTCAGATCGACGTCGATGGGGTTACCAATAGCCCTTCGGCTGGAACTTTCAACACAACGAACTTCGGGTTCGGCGGCGACACCACGAGCGCGAGCTTCAGCTCTACCTCGGCCACTGTTGGGTTGGGCCCAGGCAATAGCATTTTCGGCGGTAACGGCGCCAATTCCCTGGACACGTACCTCTACACGTACACCCCAGGAACCGATGCCGATAATCTAGCCCTCGCCGCCGGCGCCGCCTTGAATGATGACGGAGACCTCGCTTCTGGTTTGGCAGGCGGAAGCACCGGGCAGTACAACGTGTACGCCACCTGGCCGATCACAAATTCGATTAGTGGAGGACTGACAACGTTCTCGCTTTCCGGCGGCGGCGGCGCCCTGTTCACAACGGCCGTGGACCAGAACTCGGTCAATGGCTTTGTGGACCCAGCGAACGGTCAGACCTTCGCCGGAGGAGAGTGGGTTCTCGTGGGAACGGCCTCGCTCGATGCCTCGACGACCTACACACTAGCCCAAACCGCTGGCAGCAACACGTTTGTCTCCATGCGCGCCACCGCGGTGATGTTCGAGCTCGTTCCGGGCGCCCCGGTCCCCGAGCCCGCGTCCATCGGCATCGCCGCCCTCGCGATGCTCAGCACTTTGGCGGTCGTGCGTCGCAAGCGTTGAGGGGCAGCCCCGCTTGCTTCGTGCTGAACAACGCCCCGGCGACACGGTCGCCGGGGCGTCTTTTTTTGCGCCCGCCGGGCCGATCGTAAGAACCGCCGCGGGCGGTGGTTCACGGCGGGCCGTCCGAGCCGGCGCGGCTAACCGCGGCCAGCGACGCCGCGTCGCCGCCCCAGCAGAACCAGGCCAACGGCGATGCCGGCCACGACGCACGCGGCAGGCTCCGGCACGGCGGCGGCGGCCGCCGCACCGAGGCCGGCCTGGGCGTCGCGCCACACGGTATAGTCCGAGGCGTCTACCACGCCGTCGCCGTTGCCGTCCGCGCCGGCGCCCGGCGTTACGCTCTGGCCGAACTGCGTCCGCCAGGCGGCCAGGTCCTCAGGGTCCACCAGGCCGTTGCGGTCGTAGTCCCCCGCAACAAAGGGAACCAGCAGGCTCCCCAGCGGGTTGTGGGCCACCGTGTCGAGGTAGATCACCGCGTCGCCGGCGCCGTAGAACTGGATAGAATCGAGCGTCACCGTGGCGCCGGAAATCAGGCCGTCGCCGGCGACCCAGCCCTCCCACTGCGAGTCGTCGGCCAGGTCCCACTCGTACAGCCGCCACTGGCCGTCGGCCACGATGGCCTTGAGCAGCCCGCGATCGGCGGTGCCCGGGTCGTCGACCGCTACCTGCACGCTCAGGCCGGGGGTGTCGGTCTTCAGCCAGAAGCCGACCGAGCCCTCCGAAGTCAGCGGCAGGTTCCCGCTGGGCGACGCCGCGCCCCCGGGTCCGGTCCCCGCCAAGTGGCGTAGGAACCAGCCGGAGTTGCTGCCGTCGATAGTGATCACCTGCGAGGCCTCCCCCAGGTGGGCCTGGGAGGTGGTCCGATCCGCGCTGGCGCTGTTAATCCCCTGGTTGCTCCCCGAGAGGGTGGGGGAAGTGCCAAAGTACCCCTCGCCCGACTCAAAGTCGGTGACGATGGTCGCGTTCGGGTCCAAGAAGCCGTCGTCCCCCGGCTGATTGGGGTCGGGCAGGTTGGCGTAGTACTGCGTTACGGCCTCCCGCCGCGCCGCGGCCAGCGGGTCGTTGCCGAAGAAGCTGCTGTAGCTGTAAAGCGTGGCGCCGTCGGCCCCCAGCGTGCGTAGCTGCTCGAGCTGGGTGATCGTCAGGTCGACTCCGCCGGCGTTGGCGGTTTGCAAGTACACCCCCAGCCCCGGGGCGATCTGTGTGTTGGTGGGGATGTTCAGCGTGTTCAGCAGGTTCGGCTGCAGCAGGTTCGCGTTGGAAGAGCTGAGGTAGATCATCGGCATCGCGATGTCCAGCAGGTCCTGCTCCAGCCAGGTGCGGTAGTCCTGCAGGTAGTCGTTCTCCGCGATGTCCGGGTCGCGCCACACCGCGGCGGACAGGTCGATCGCCCTGCCCGAAGCCAGCTCGACGCCGTCGACCGTCGTCTTCAGGCTCCCCACCAGGTCAGTAATCCGATCCTTGATGAACCCGCGGTAGGCCGCGGCATTGGCGGGGTTCGTCCCGTCGAGGCCCGTCGCTTGATTGAAGAGCGTGTGCGACTGTGCGTCGTGCGGCAGCGTGTCGAAGCCCAGGCCCCCGACCCAGCGGATGTAGTCGAGGTGGACGCCGTCCACCGCGTAGTTGCTGGCGATGTCCTGCACCACGCTGTTGATGTGGGTGTGCACCTCCGGCAGCAACGGATTCACGGTGGCGTACGATCCGTACGGCGCCGCGATGCTCTCTGGGACGCCGTTGATGTCGTACAGGCGGAACGAAGGGTCGGTGTTGTAGTACGGGTGCGAGGGGCTGGTGGGCGGCGAGGCGCCCTGCCACAGCGGCATGGTGTTGATCCACGCGTGCAGCTTCATGCCGTTGGCGTGGGCCGCGTCGATGGCCGTCTGCAACGGGTCAAAACCGGCCGAAAGCCCCTGGGCCCGCGGCTCGAACGCGCTGTCGTAGTACGCGTCGGCCCGGCCCCGCACCTGGAAGAGCACGTCGGTCACCCCCAGGCTGGCGGCGTTGGCCATGATCTGCTGCACGCTGGCGGGGCTCGTGCTGCTGTACTCGAAGCGGGAGACCCACATCCCGCGGAAGTCGGCGAAGCCCTCCCCCCTGGCGATGCCCGCGCCGCAACAAGCGGTCCCACACACGGCCAGGGCCCACGCGATCGTTTTCAACCTCATCAAGCTGTTCTCACCAGGGCGGTTTCTAAACCCTGATTCTACGCGGCCGCTACAAACGCCGAGCGGCCTGTGCGCGACCGCGAGAAGCCGCTGCGCATAACCATGCGGGTCGCCCCCCATCGTGTTCTTCAAACCGTCAACGCCCGGGCCGCCCAACCACGCGGCGGTCGTGCTACGATGTCTGTAGCGCGTTGCCGCATCGCGAGCGGCGTCGGCGCGTCGACTTATCCCCTCTTCGTTGTCTGCAACGGCGTTCCAGTCCGAATCAGGAGAGCCCCACCGTGATGCGTAGCAAGTGCCTCATTGCTGTCTGCTGCTTGGCGTACTGCGCCCCCGCTGACGCCGCGGATAAGCCCAACGTGCTGCTGGTGGTCTGCGACGACCTGAACTGCGACCTCGGCTGCTACGGCCACCCGCTGGTCGAGTCTCCCAACATCGACCGGCTGGCCGCCGGCGGCGTCTTGTTCGAGCGCGCCTACTGCCAGTTTCCCCTCTGTGGCCCCAGCCGGGCCTCCTTCATGTGCGGGCTGTACTCCGACCAGACCCTCATCGAGGCCAACCGCATCCGCGTACGCCAAACGCTGCCTGGCGTGCAGACGCTCCCGCAGCTCTTCCAGCAGCACGGCTACCAGAGCGCGCGGGTCGGCAAGCTGTACCACTACAACGTGCCGGCCGACATCGGGACCCAGGGGCACGACGACCCCGCCTCCTGGGACCGCACCTTCAACCCCATCGGCCGGGACAAACGCGAAGAGTCAAAGATCTTCTCGGTGGTTCCGGGCCAGTTCGGCGCCGCGCTGAGCTGGATGGCGCAGGACGGCGCCGCGGAAGAACAAACCGACGGCGTCGGCGCCACGCGGGCCGTCGAGATGCTCGAAGAGTACGCCCAGAGCGGTCGGCCCTTCTTCCTGGCCGTCGGCTTCTACCGGCCGCACACGCCGTACGTGGCGCCCAAGCCGTTCTTCGACCGCTACCCGCTCGACCAGATCCGCATCCCGTCGACCCCCGCCGGCTACCGCGCGGCCCTCCCCAAACCGGCCCAAGAGTGCATGGCGCGGCAGAAGGGGCAGCGCAACCTGGCGGACGAGCTGGCCTCGCAAGCAATCCGCGCCTACTACGCATCGATCACCTTCGTCGACTCCCAGGTCGGCCGGGTGCTAGACGCGCTGCAGCGCACCGGGCTGGCAGACAACACGATCGTGGTGTTCACGTCCGACCACGGCTACCACATGGG from Pirellulimonas nuda includes:
- a CDS encoding fatty acid desaturase family protein, translating into MQALPDSPPDAEIVAGSVERFPRARHVEEVRRLSQIRPWRSVGLITLQWGVVVAAMTCALYFPYWWVYLIAGVVIATRQQAIGVLVHDGAHWLLFKNHTVNDIVCDLFLGFPSNLSTTLYRSTHFQHHRYVNTEEDCDLAAQRDDHEWFDWPKTRSELWWTMLRSITGLNAYRAWPLVKQWAPWMHMTDPITPAFPLRARVLYVANIVAVYTAIALGFRYAPGNTLVVVLLYIIPTMTLLNLFNRLRATSEHVGLADEQDELGATRSVAPSWWERLTVCPVGVNYHLEHHLFPSVPGPNLARLHRHLMQDDDYRRRAHVTRGYAGAVNELMASPEPTSRGLRA
- a CDS encoding SpoIID/LytB domain-containing protein, coding for MLRHGPRRPLLIALCGALAAPAAAQFQALSTINVTGSGAVAMESDYVPNVVHCENGLASFEALKAQAVAARTFAYYKVDLQGFINDGQSDQVYSCSGSALAIHQAAAAATEGEILYVDNFSGGDVLIAAFYVAGAIPTGPFNPADPSAVPNPGDSDPTTTQKWVTYPYENNLSRGSNLGTPLGFRGTPTNPNWPNRGAMSQNGADFLSDNSVSYVDILKYFYGADIQLRTATTAGTGVVYDRKVLTDFDNYGERSGRVIEGHEGYFNRAPDFSGTTTANIAGSTAERSSLAAQSGGHSQRIDIQYDESAGGDFVLRHVAGARFSDFGGSNNAASAVANLQFESTGAVGLWLKTDTPGLSVSIALDDPTTADRGVLRSVVADGQWHEYRWFLDRNADWEAWLAGGNGQIDGALVSLDSIQLFGASDAVVFLDTVYWEPTAEFVAAAIGDFNADGFVDAADYTVWRDSFGETGPNLPADGNGDNFVNFEDYALWKNNFSAGGVSAVGAAVPEASSLALLLVAAGAAGHAGRLHPRTNQN
- a CDS encoding DUF1559 domain-containing protein; translation: MGTTYTGRTNKPNAFTLVELLVVIAIIGILVALLLPAVQAAREAARRSSCQNNLRNHALACMNYESTNGRFPPGAEYSGKSGSGNNGFSWNVLVLPYIEESALAQQLGQEIDKRNASTPNNPFQAYDLVNMSKGVTELFRCPSDPNAIDMLQTTGELPACTYYAIAGSASSRANTVLPTTARTPNSDYLKEADGTTDNGHINKDGVMPLLGRVRHGQISDGTSKTFLLGEGWYQLRAWAIGVWWTGKRETTGAGGVLIPPKELLGKSFVFSTRNIDFRYPPNPNLQTVGYYTYHEDDDRPDFITGSPKTMQLNNLPFGSAHPGGALFAHADGSVEYVTDDVDMLLYVAKASRNGEEVVSQN
- a CDS encoding glycoside hydrolase family 10 protein gives rise to the protein MRLKTIAWALAVCGTACCGAGIARGEGFADFRGMWVSRFEYSSTSPASVQQIMANAASLGVTDVLFQVRGRADAYYDSAFEPRAQGLSAGFDPLQTAIDAAHANGMKLHAWINTMPLWQGASPPTSPSHPYYNTDPSFRLYDINGVPESIAAPYGSYATVNPLLPEVHTHINSVVQDIASNYAVDGVHLDYIRWVGGLGFDTLPHDAQSHTLFNQATGLDGTNPANAAAYRGFIKDRITDLVGSLKTTVDGVELASGRAIDLSAAVWRDPDIAENDYLQDYRTWLEQDLLDIAMPMIYLSSSNANLLQPNLLNTLNIPTNTQIAPGLGVYLQTANAGGVDLTITQLEQLRTLGADGATLYSYSSFFGNDPLAAARREAVTQYYANLPDPNQPGDDGFLDPNATIVTDFESGEGYFGTSPTLSGSNQGINSASADRTTSQAHLGEASQVITIDGSNSGWFLRHLAGTGPGGAASPSGNLPLTSEGSVGFWLKTDTPGLSVQVAVDDPGTADRGLLKAIVADGQWRLYEWDLADDSQWEGWVAGDGLISGATVTLDSIQFYGAGDAVIYLDTVAHNPLGSLLVPFVAGDYDRNGLVDPEDLAAWRTQFGQSVTPGAGADGNGDGVVDASDYTVWRDAQAGLGAAAAAAVPEPAACVVAGIAVGLVLLGRRRGVAGRG
- a CDS encoding sulfatase, with the translated sequence MRSKCLIAVCCLAYCAPADAADKPNVLLVVCDDLNCDLGCYGHPLVESPNIDRLAAGGVLFERAYCQFPLCGPSRASFMCGLYSDQTLIEANRIRVRQTLPGVQTLPQLFQQHGYQSARVGKLYHYNVPADIGTQGHDDPASWDRTFNPIGRDKREESKIFSVVPGQFGAALSWMAQDGAAEEQTDGVGATRAVEMLEEYAQSGRPFFLAVGFYRPHTPYVAPKPFFDRYPLDQIRIPSTPAGYRAALPKPAQECMARQKGQRNLADELASQAIRAYYASITFVDSQVGRVLDALQRTGLADNTIVVFTSDHGYHMGEHGHYQKMTLFENAARVPLVIRLPGGGAVAGSARSPVELVDLYPTLAEACGLRPPAFLSGTSLTGVLADPAAQARSDALTKIVLGRRVSGYSLRTPRYRYTEWGEAGRDGRELYDHQTDPQELTNLAGDPAHEAAQRGLADRLRERVADARRAPQGLAQTPLADSP